The following proteins are co-located in the Parafrankia discariae genome:
- a CDS encoding coiled-coil domain-containing protein produces MSSADDPGTTPADDDPSATTRTGGVQTAPSPAPRCVFPGCERPTAPADRPGRPPSYCDDPAHNRLAAYRRRRDLARRENTPPLGGDPTAAHPPVARPIAAGRLRADELAAQIRALAADLTRSLDGFSREMAGLGDVARAEAQVEAAEADAAERVAEAVARAVRGEQAARAEQAARAEAEAVAAEAVAALEDAERRLAAAETAHADALAAAVAASHADAETRLEQERARADAEIERARREAATEIGRVRADAERVRAELSAETDRLTVALQAAERAAERDAAALGELRVDRDHLRADRDRIRDDARRERDELVRAHADAQAETARVRAAAAEDLERERSSAADQRERARAEAASRLAAEQQAAAERLAVLTDARAEARVRAERAERQVDELTAELRAARTPPPAEPAVGPR; encoded by the coding sequence ATGAGCTCGGCCGACGATCCCGGGACGACACCGGCAGACGACGATCCCAGCGCCACGACCCGGACAGGTGGTGTCCAGACCGCGCCATCACCGGCACCGCGGTGCGTCTTCCCCGGCTGCGAGCGGCCCACCGCACCCGCCGACCGGCCCGGACGGCCGCCGTCCTACTGCGACGACCCGGCCCACAACCGGCTCGCGGCCTACCGGCGTCGCCGCGACCTCGCCCGCCGGGAGAACACCCCACCCCTCGGCGGGGATCCGACGGCGGCCCACCCACCGGTCGCCCGGCCGATCGCCGCCGGACGGTTGCGCGCCGACGAGCTCGCCGCGCAGATCCGTGCGCTCGCCGCCGACCTGACCCGTTCCCTGGACGGCTTCTCCCGGGAGATGGCCGGCCTGGGTGATGTCGCCCGCGCCGAGGCGCAGGTCGAGGCGGCCGAAGCCGACGCCGCCGAACGGGTCGCGGAGGCGGTGGCCCGGGCGGTACGCGGCGAGCAGGCCGCCCGGGCCGAGCAGGCCGCCCGCGCCGAGGCCGAGGCGGTCGCCGCCGAAGCGGTCGCCGCCCTCGAGGACGCCGAGCGGCGCCTGGCCGCCGCCGAGACGGCGCACGCCGACGCGCTCGCCGCGGCCGTGGCGGCGTCCCACGCCGACGCCGAGACCCGCCTCGAGCAGGAACGGGCCCGCGCCGACGCCGAGATCGAGCGGGCCCGGCGGGAGGCGGCCACCGAGATCGGCCGGGTCCGCGCCGACGCCGAACGGGTCCGTGCCGAACTGAGCGCGGAGACCGACCGGCTCACCGTGGCGTTGCAGGCCGCGGAACGGGCCGCCGAGCGTGACGCGGCGGCCCTCGGCGAGCTGCGGGTGGACCGCGACCATCTGCGGGCCGACCGCGACCGGATCCGCGACGACGCCCGCCGCGAACGCGACGAACTGGTCCGCGCGCACGCCGACGCCCAGGCCGAGACCGCCCGGGTCCGCGCGGCCGCCGCCGAGGACCTCGAACGGGAACGGAGCAGCGCCGCCGACCAGCGGGAACGGGCCCGGGCCGAGGCGGCGTCCCGGCTGGCGGCCGAGCAGCAGGCCGCCGCCGAGCGGCTCGCCGTGCTCACCGACGCCCGCGCCGAGGCCCGGGTCCGCGCCGAACGCGCCGAACGGCAGGTCGACGAGCTCACCGCCGAGCTGCGCGCCGCCCGTACCCCACCCCCGGCCGAACCGGCGGTGGGGCCGCGGTGA
- a CDS encoding putative protein N(5)-glutamine methyltransferase encodes MSGSIVSPSSSSSSSSPAPSPSLAVSGSSCSCPDRSAVVAGLRGAGCVFAEEEAALLLSAARTPDELAEMVARRVSGLPLEHVLGWVSFCGLRVAVDERVFVPRRRTEFLVHRAAAILSAAMTVGDRPRTAAGWMVVDLCCGSGAVGAALAGAVDGPVDLHAADVDPVAVACARRNLTGPARVTRAPARVYTGDLFAALPSVLRGRVDLLVANVPYVPTGRLGLLPPEARVHEPREALDGGSDGLDVLRRVATEATAWLAPGGSVLVETSRAQAPRAGETFRCAGLVTTVATCEDLSATVISGRRPPGA; translated from the coding sequence ATGTCGGGTTCCATCGTTTCTCCGTCTTCGTCTTCGTCTTCGTCGTCTCCTGCGCCTTCTCCTTCGCTCGCTGTCTCGGGTTCGTCGTGTTCCTGCCCTGACCGGTCGGCCGTCGTGGCGGGGCTGCGCGGGGCTGGTTGTGTGTTCGCCGAGGAGGAGGCCGCGCTGCTGCTGTCCGCCGCGCGGACACCCGACGAGCTCGCCGAGATGGTCGCCCGCCGGGTGTCCGGGCTGCCGTTGGAGCATGTGCTGGGCTGGGTGTCGTTCTGCGGCCTGCGGGTCGCCGTCGACGAGCGGGTGTTCGTCCCTCGCCGCCGCACCGAGTTCCTCGTCCACCGGGCCGCGGCGATCCTGAGCGCCGCGATGACTGTGGGGGACCGGCCCCGGACGGCGGCGGGCTGGATGGTCGTCGATCTGTGCTGCGGGTCGGGCGCGGTCGGCGCGGCGCTCGCCGGCGCCGTCGACGGGCCGGTCGACCTGCACGCGGCGGACGTCGACCCGGTCGCGGTCGCCTGCGCCCGACGTAACCTGACCGGGCCGGCGCGGGTCACCCGGGCACCGGCCCGGGTCTACACCGGTGATCTTTTCGCGGCGCTGCCGTCGGTGTTGCGCGGGCGGGTGGACCTCCTGGTGGCCAACGTCCCGTACGTTCCGACGGGCCGGTTGGGGCTGTTGCCCCCCGAGGCGCGGGTCCACGAGCCACGCGAGGCCCTCGACGGTGGTTCGGACGGGTTGGACGTGCTGCGCCGGGTGGCCACCGAGGCCACGGCCTGGTTGGCGCCCGGGGGGAGTGTGCTCGTCGAGACCAGCCGGGCCCAGGCGCCGCGGGCGGGGGAGACGTTCCGGTGCGCCGGCCTCGTCACCACGGTCGCGACTTGCGAGGACCTGAGCGCCACCGTCATCTCCGGCCGGCGCCCACCGGGGGCCTGA
- a CDS encoding GNAT family N-acetyltransferase: MLPQPLLDGLRPAQRVPRWAEAVRQAGWPGRGVLVADDAGVVVGFVELCPARDGDLGAVGVGEITAFYVLPACWGRDVGGCLMAAAVRGLRAAGCTSAVLWVLAVNTRAMRFYSGLGWEPDGSVRDRMVRFGRALG, from the coding sequence ATGTTGCCGCAGCCGTTGCTCGACGGTCTGCGGCCGGCGCAGCGGGTGCCCCGGTGGGCCGAGGCGGTGCGGCAGGCGGGATGGCCGGGGCGGGGTGTTCTGGTCGCGGACGATGCGGGGGTTGTCGTCGGTTTCGTGGAGCTGTGTCCCGCGCGGGATGGGGATCTGGGTGCGGTGGGGGTGGGTGAGATCACCGCGTTCTATGTTCTGCCGGCCTGCTGGGGGCGGGATGTCGGGGGTTGTCTGATGGCGGCCGCGGTTCGTGGGCTGCGTGCGGCTGGTTGCACGTCCGCGGTGTTGTGGGTGCTGGCGGTGAACACGCGGGCGATGCGTTTCTACTCGGGTCTGGGGTGGGAGCCGGATGGTTCTGTCCGGGACAGGATGGTGCGGTTCGGGCGGGCTCTCGGCTGA